A stretch of the Limnothrix sp. FACHB-406 genome encodes the following:
- the pruA gene encoding L-glutamate gamma-semialdehyde dehydrogenase, with translation MEDKHRNALRGSHTVVATVPNPYEDRTQSIARELIQATQTKKGFLAQMRDQMKLDDKLMDWTMSNPGLKVQLFRFIDCLPALQSNPEIAAHLREYLTTEEVELPDLLKGLLNFSDPGSMPGQVAATTVSTAVKTLAQKYISGETIEQAIRTIERLRKDKMAFTVDLLGEAVITEVEAQQYLDRYLDLMEQLATAAQRWPTIAQIDEADGQPLPKVQVSVKLTAFYSQFDPLDVAGSQAKTADRARVLLRRAKELGAAVHFDMEQYKYKDATLAALKAVLMEPEFRDRTDIGLTLQAYLRDSYADLQGVVAWAKERGTPVTVRLVKGAYWDQETIQSVQKDWPQPVFNDKAATDANYEAMTQLLLENHAHLYAALGTHNARSAAKAIAVAEKVGAPRRNFELQVLYGMADKLGKTLADKGYRVRVYCPYGDLIPGMAYLIRRLLENTANSSFLRQSSLGERELNELAAAPQPNDAAYETAVPFANAPDTDYSRPQLRDPALAAIAQVRSQLGQLYRPLIAGRRVETAATVNSENPSKPQELIGKVGLASIEQADEAIAAAKAAFPAWKATPAKERAAILRKAADLMEVRRAELSAWVCLEVGKALRQADPEVSEAIDFCRYYADEMERLEAGVAYDYPGETNRYHYQPKGITLVISPWNFPLAIPVGMTVASLVTGNCTILKPAETSSVIAAKFIEILVEAGIPDGVLQYVPARGSTAGAHMVKHPDVHTIVFTGSQEVGCWIYANAAILQPGQKHLKRVIAEMGGKNAIVVDESADLDQAVQGVVDSAFGYSGQKCSACSRAIVLAPIYEAFVERLVEAVKSLNIGPADDPSVKVGPVIDGTSQARIRDYIAKGKAESTLAIELPAPEGGYFVGPTVFRDVPPTAAIAQEEIFGPVLAVIKAETFEQALAIANGTQFALTGGLYSRTPSHIDRAAREFEVGNLYINRNITGAIVARQPFGGFKLSGVGSKAGGPDYLLQFLEPRVVTENVQRQGFAPVEGFE, from the coding sequence ATGGAAGATAAGCACCGGAACGCTTTGAGAGGCTCGCACACCGTGGTTGCAACTGTCCCCAATCCTTACGAAGACCGCACCCAATCGATCGCCCGTGAATTAATTCAAGCCACCCAAACGAAAAAAGGCTTCCTGGCCCAAATGCGCGACCAGATGAAGCTCGACGACAAGCTGATGGATTGGACCATGAGCAATCCTGGCTTGAAAGTCCAATTGTTTCGGTTCATCGACTGCCTGCCCGCGCTGCAATCGAACCCCGAAATTGCGGCTCACCTGCGGGAATATCTGACCACGGAAGAGGTGGAGCTGCCCGACTTGCTGAAGGGGTTGCTGAATTTTTCCGATCCCGGTTCGATGCCTGGTCAGGTGGCGGCGACGACGGTGAGCACGGCCGTGAAGACCTTGGCGCAAAAGTACATTTCTGGGGAGACGATCGAGCAGGCGATTCGGACGATCGAGCGGTTGCGGAAGGACAAAATGGCCTTCACCGTCGATCTGCTTGGCGAGGCGGTGATCACGGAAGTGGAGGCCCAGCAATACCTCGATCGCTATCTGGATTTGATGGAACAGTTGGCGACGGCGGCCCAGCGCTGGCCGACGATCGCCCAAATCGACGAGGCGGACGGTCAGCCCCTGCCCAAGGTGCAGGTGTCCGTGAAGCTGACGGCGTTCTATTCCCAGTTCGACCCGTTGGACGTGGCGGGATCGCAGGCGAAAACGGCCGATCGGGCGCGGGTGTTGCTGCGGCGGGCCAAGGAATTGGGCGCGGCGGTTCACTTCGACATGGAGCAATACAAATATAAGGATGCGACGCTGGCGGCGTTGAAAGCGGTGTTGATGGAGCCGGAGTTTCGCGATCGCACCGATATTGGCCTGACGTTGCAAGCCTATTTGCGCGATTCCTACGCCGATTTGCAGGGCGTGGTGGCCTGGGCAAAGGAGCGCGGCACGCCCGTGACCGTGCGGCTGGTGAAGGGAGCCTATTGGGATCAGGAAACGATCCAATCGGTGCAAAAGGATTGGCCCCAGCCGGTGTTTAACGACAAGGCGGCCACCGATGCCAACTACGAAGCGATGACCCAGTTGCTGCTGGAAAATCATGCTCACTTGTATGCGGCGCTGGGAACCCACAACGCCCGATCGGCGGCGAAGGCGATCGCGGTGGCGGAAAAGGTCGGCGCGCCCCGGCGGAATTTTGAGCTGCAAGTGCTCTACGGCATGGCGGACAAATTGGGCAAAACCCTGGCGGACAAGGGCTATCGGGTGCGGGTCTATTGCCCCTACGGCGACTTGATCCCCGGCATGGCGTACTTGATTCGGCGGCTGCTGGAGAACACGGCCAATTCGTCGTTTTTGCGCCAAAGCAGCCTCGGGGAGCGGGAACTAAACGAGCTGGCCGCCGCACCGCAGCCGAATGATGCGGCCTATGAAACGGCGGTTCCCTTTGCGAATGCGCCGGATACGGACTATTCGCGGCCCCAGTTGCGCGATCCGGCCCTGGCGGCGATCGCCCAGGTGCGATCGCAGTTGGGCCAGCTTTACCGGCCGCTGATTGCCGGTCGGCGGGTGGAAACGGCGGCCACCGTCAATTCGGAAAATCCCTCGAAGCCCCAGGAACTCATCGGCAAGGTGGGGCTGGCCAGCATTGAGCAGGCCGACGAGGCGATCGCGGCGGCCAAGGCGGCCTTCCCGGCCTGGAAAGCCACACCGGCTAAGGAACGGGCGGCGATCCTGCGCAAGGCGGCTGACCTGATGGAAGTGCGGCGGGCGGAGTTGTCGGCTTGGGTGTGCTTGGAAGTGGGCAAAGCCTTGCGCCAAGCGGATCCCGAAGTGTCCGAGGCGATCGACTTTTGCCGCTACTACGCCGACGAAATGGAGCGGCTGGAGGCGGGCGTGGCCTACGACTATCCCGGCGAAACCAACCGCTACCACTACCAACCGAAGGGGATCACGTTGGTGATTTCGCCTTGGAATTTCCCCCTGGCGATCCCGGTGGGCATGACCGTGGCTTCGCTGGTGACCGGCAATTGCACAATCCTGAAACCCGCCGAAACCTCCTCGGTAATCGCCGCCAAATTCATTGAAATTCTGGTGGAAGCGGGCATTCCCGATGGCGTGCTGCAATACGTCCCGGCGCGTGGCTCGACGGCGGGGGCGCACATGGTCAAGCACCCGGATGTGCACACGATCGTCTTCACCGGCTCCCAGGAAGTGGGCTGCTGGATCTACGCCAACGCGGCGATTTTGCAACCGGGTCAGAAGCACCTGAAGCGGGTGATCGCGGAGATGGGCGGCAAAAATGCGATCGTCGTGGATGAGAGCGCCGACCTGGATCAGGCGGTGCAGGGCGTGGTGGATTCGGCCTTTGGCTACAGCGGCCAAAAGTGCTCGGCTTGCTCCCGGGCGATCGTGCTTGCGCCGATTTACGAGGCGTTTGTGGAGCGGCTGGTGGAGGCGGTCAAGTCCCTAAACATTGGCCCGGCGGATGATCCGAGCGTCAAGGTGGGGCCGGTGATTGATGGCACGTCCCAAGCTCGCATCCGCGACTACATCGCCAAGGGCAAGGCGGAATCGACCCTGGCGATCGAGTTGCCGGCCCCCGAGGGTGGCTACTTTGTGGGGCCGACGGTGTTCCGCGATGTGCCCCCGACGGCGGCGATCGCTCAGGAGGAGATCTTTGGGCCGGTGTTGGCGGTGATTAAGGCGGAGACGTTCGAGCAAGCCCTGGCGATCGCGAACGGGACGCAATTTGCGCTCACGGGGGGTCTCTATTCGCGCACGCCGTCACACATCGATCGGGCGGCCCGGGAGTTCGAGGTGGGTAACTTATATATCAACCGGAACATCACGGGGGCGATCGTGGCGCGGCAACCGTTCGGCGGGTTCAAGCTCTCGGGGGTTGGCTCCAAGGCGGGCGGCCCGGACTATCTGTTGCAATTCCTGGAGCCGCGTGTGGTGACGGAAAACGTCCAGCGCCAAGGCTTTGCGCCAGTCGAGGGGTTTGAATAG
- a CDS encoding HEPN domain-containing protein translates to MSSEIIDRIQKACDSLRAAQLLLGEGLPDFAMSRAYYTMFYVAEAFLISRNFRFSSHSATISAFGREFIKPKELPVEFHQFLLQAFQSRAIGDYGACGSIEIEEAQIHIERAQKFIDLANNYFQVEPDPDK, encoded by the coding sequence ATGTCTAGCGAGATTATTGACCGAATTCAAAAAGCCTGTGATAGCCTACGCGCAGCCCAATTGTTGCTAGGCGAAGGTCTTCCAGATTTTGCAATGTCAAGAGCCTACTACACAATGTTCTACGTTGCAGAAGCCTTTCTAATTTCTCGGAATTTCCGATTTTCTAGCCACTCAGCGACTATTAGTGCCTTTGGGCGCGAGTTCATTAAACCCAAAGAATTACCCGTTGAATTTCATCAGTTTTTATTGCAAGCATTTCAGTCTCGGGCGATCGGAGATTATGGCGCTTGTGGCTCAATTGAAATCGAAGAAGCACAAATTCATATTGAGCGTGCGCAAAAGTTCATTGATTTAGCAAACAATTATTTTCAGGTTGAACCCGATCCAGATAAGTAA
- a CDS encoding DNA cytosine methyltransferase gives MNQILLSPTNSLVFQKQLKLLEKSVDTKIPLADVLKDVGWTYEDLIYETSKAKTWTGCHPLDLQEVRPLAQGVPVVSFFTGCGGMDLGLEASGYSHLAAFELNEIFCKTLRRNRPQWNIFGPPTHSGDVSNFEEITETLGQIISTPFEGLFVGGPPCQPFSIAANQRFSRSDENFKRIGFLNETNGNLLFDFLQLIIAFRPRSFVIENVTGLRDIDGGTQLKTMIEELSQNGYRVEEPFVLNAANYGVPQYRSRLFIVGSRSSGVLRHPAPFEEIVGAGSVLGDSLSQLANSETREHKAESILRYMRLGYGQRDQLGRVDRLDPSLPSKTVIAGGTRGGGRSHLHPEVPRTLSVRECALLQTFPKDYVFMGTSARQFTQVGNAVPPVLAAQIGNSIAASYF, from the coding sequence ATGAATCAAATACTTCTTAGTCCAACTAACTCTCTAGTTTTTCAAAAACAGCTTAAGCTGCTCGAAAAATCTGTTGACACCAAAATTCCCCTTGCTGATGTTTTGAAGGATGTAGGGTGGACGTATGAAGATCTAATCTATGAAACATCGAAAGCTAAAACTTGGACAGGATGTCATCCGCTGGACTTACAAGAAGTGCGCCCTCTAGCTCAAGGTGTTCCAGTAGTAAGTTTTTTTACCGGTTGTGGTGGGATGGACTTGGGGTTAGAAGCTTCTGGATATAGTCATCTAGCTGCATTTGAGTTGAATGAAATCTTTTGTAAAACACTCCGTCGTAACCGTCCACAATGGAATATATTTGGTCCCCCAACGCACTCTGGTGATGTTTCTAACTTTGAAGAAATTACTGAGACACTTGGGCAAATAATATCTACACCATTTGAGGGGCTATTTGTTGGCGGGCCTCCATGTCAACCATTTTCCATTGCAGCGAATCAACGGTTCTCGAGATCCGATGAAAACTTCAAAAGAATAGGATTTTTAAATGAAACGAATGGAAATCTACTTTTTGACTTTTTGCAACTCATTATAGCATTTCGCCCAAGATCTTTTGTGATTGAAAATGTGACAGGACTAAGAGACATTGATGGTGGAACTCAACTCAAGACGATGATTGAAGAATTGAGCCAGAACGGTTACCGTGTGGAAGAACCATTTGTTCTCAATGCGGCTAACTATGGTGTTCCGCAGTATAGATCTCGCCTGTTTATTGTTGGTTCCCGATCCAGTGGTGTATTGAGACATCCTGCTCCTTTTGAAGAAATAGTTGGCGCAGGAAGTGTTTTGGGTGATTCCCTCAGTCAGCTTGCAAATAGCGAAACAAGAGAGCACAAAGCTGAATCGATTCTTCGATATATGCGATTAGGTTATGGACAGAGAGATCAACTAGGGCGAGTGGATAGACTTGATCCATCATTGCCGTCGAAAACGGTTATCGCAGGAGGTACACGGGGTGGTGGTCGATCACACTTGCACCCTGAAGTCCCGCGAACGTTGAGTGTTCGAGAATGCGCTCTTCTGCAAACATTCCCGAAAGACTATGTTTTTATGGGTACATCGGCACGTCAGTTTACCCAAGTTGGTAATGCTGTGCCACCAGTACTAGCGGCCCAAATAGGGAACAGCATTGCAGCAAGTTACTTCTAA
- a CDS encoding nucleotidyltransferase domain-containing protein yields MTASPIAQNSTDQDAVLMRSLAGQSRHPHLAQIAIALRDTLVKIYGDRLAHLILFGSQARGDAKPDSDLDLLIVLRDQNAKIDRLQEQERTQFITDLCLDYELVICPIFWLEHQLDWEHHPLLQNIKADGISLINV; encoded by the coding sequence ATGACAGCCTCCCCGATCGCCCAAAACTCAACCGATCAAGACGCGGTACTGATGCGATCGCTGGCTGGGCAATCACGCCATCCTCACCTGGCTCAAATCGCGATCGCCCTGCGCGACACCCTGGTCAAGATTTACGGCGATCGCCTAGCCCACCTCATTCTTTTTGGTTCCCAAGCCCGAGGCGATGCCAAACCAGACTCCGATCTCGATTTGCTGATTGTTCTGCGCGACCAGAACGCCAAAATCGATCGCCTCCAAGAACAAGAACGAACCCAGTTCATCACTGATCTTTGTCTAGACTATGAATTGGTCATCTGCCCCATTTTCTGGCTAGAGCATCAGCTAGATTGGGAACACCATCCACTCCTACAAAATATCAAAGCTGACGGAATTTCACTGATCAATGTCTAG
- a CDS encoding DUF2442 domain-containing protein — protein sequence MSGTISAEIATPRILNISLDEDYLILELEDGRVLSVPIAWYPRLVHGTEAERQNFQISGAGFGIHWPELDEDIGIAGLLLGKKSSESPESFQRWLAKRSARARSST from the coding sequence ATGAGTGGGACAATTTCTGCGGAAATCGCAACTCCTAGAATTTTGAATATTAGTTTGGATGAAGACTACCTCATTCTAGAGTTAGAGGATGGGCGAGTTCTATCAGTTCCGATCGCCTGGTATCCTCGATTGGTTCACGGCACAGAAGCAGAGCGCCAAAATTTTCAAATCAGCGGTGCAGGTTTTGGCATTCACTGGCCAGAACTCGATGAAGATATTGGCATTGCGGGTCTATTGCTGGGCAAAAAATCTTCTGAAAGTCCAGAATCATTTCAGCGATGGCTGGCAAAGCGATCGGCGAGGGCTCGTTCTTCAACGTAA
- a CDS encoding XisI protein: MDFNLDTDQSIIQKLFNSYIEFLGTSDDVQLETIIDTQNHHYLLVEVGWHNGRRIYGTLLHIDIIDQKLWIQQDGTEEGIADELVALGIPKNRIVLGFKPSDRRQITEFAVS; this comes from the coding sequence ATGGATTTCAACTTAGACACCGACCAATCAATCATTCAGAAACTCTTCAATAGCTACATTGAATTCTTAGGAACCAGTGATGATGTTCAGCTAGAAACAATCATCGATACTCAGAACCACCATTATCTGTTGGTTGAAGTTGGCTGGCACAATGGACGACGCATCTATGGCACGCTTCTACACATTGACATCATTGATCAGAAGCTTTGGATTCAACAGGATGGAACAGAAGAAGGAATCGCCGATGAACTAGTCGCTTTAGGAATTCCCAAAAATCGCATTGTTCTAGGATTTAAACCCAGCGATCGCCGTCAAATCACTGAATTTGCTGTTTCCTAA
- a CDS encoding thioesterase family protein: MAFTYHRTVRFGETDAAGVMYFSRLLEWAHEVYETSLMASGVNAKHFFSRSQPWVMPIVETGAKFFQPMSCGDRLEIVMRVYAIQESEFRCEYEFFFEGSQRDFHTAQAFTRHVCIDQETRKRREIPPELAVWLKLFEEPQPQI, encoded by the coding sequence ATGGCTTTTACCTACCATCGTACCGTTCGCTTTGGCGAAACCGATGCCGCAGGGGTAATGTATTTTTCGCGGCTATTGGAATGGGCCCACGAAGTCTATGAAACCTCGCTGATGGCTTCAGGGGTTAATGCCAAACATTTTTTCAGTCGATCGCAGCCTTGGGTAATGCCAATTGTGGAAACAGGAGCGAAATTTTTTCAGCCCATGTCCTGTGGCGATCGCCTGGAAATTGTGATGCGGGTTTATGCCATCCAAGAAAGCGAATTTCGATGTGAATATGAATTCTTTTTTGAAGGATCGCAGCGGGATTTCCACACGGCGCAGGCATTCACGCGCCATGTTTGCATTGACCAAGAAACTCGCAAACGACGCGAAATTCCTCCAGAACTGGCAGTTTGGCTAAAGCTTTTTGAGGAACCTCAGCCCCAGATTTAG
- a CDS encoding element excision factor XisH family protein, with protein sequence MPAKDIFHNCVKNSLVKAGWTITHDPFRIRLTRKNLFVDLGAERLIAADRGTEKIAVEIKSFTRASDIKDLEDALGQFILYERLLFRYAPERTLYLAVTHSVYKTVFEEEAGQILLEDKLIRLLTFDPNQEVIKQWIST encoded by the coding sequence ATGCCCGCCAAAGATATTTTCCATAATTGCGTCAAAAATTCTCTAGTCAAAGCAGGCTGGACAATCACCCATGATCCCTTTCGGATTCGATTAACACGCAAAAACCTCTTCGTTGACCTCGGTGCCGAGCGCTTAATTGCAGCCGATCGGGGCACAGAAAAAATCGCCGTTGAAATCAAAAGCTTCACCCGCGCCTCCGACATCAAAGATTTAGAAGATGCCCTCGGTCAATTTATTCTTTATGAACGACTCCTCTTCCGCTACGCTCCCGAAAGAACCCTTTATTTAGCTGTCACCCATTCGGTCTACAAGACTGTTTTTGAAGAAGAAGCTGGCCAAATACTGCTTGAAGATAAATTAATTCGCTTGCTGACATTCGACCCTAACCAGGAGGTTATTAAGCAATGGATTTCAACTTAG
- a CDS encoding ABC transporter ATP-binding protein, with amino-acid sequence MTLALPNPQPRSPIPDRPPVIQLSEIYKIYGSDNTEVRALNGVNLVVESGEYCSIMGASGSGKSTMMNVIGCLDRPSSGRYQLDGIDVAELNEKDLATVRNRKLGFVFQQFHLLPQLSALENVMLPMVYAGVPSGERRQRALDALGRVGLGNRVNNRPNQLSGGQQQRVAIARAIVNRPIVLLADEPTGALDTKTTQEVLDIFEELNQSGMTVVMVTHEPEVARRTHRVVWFRDGQVLHDRLHPEDLGQVTAVA; translated from the coding sequence ATGACCCTTGCCCTGCCTAATCCTCAGCCCCGATCGCCCATTCCCGATCGCCCGCCAGTTATTCAACTCTCCGAGATTTACAAAATCTATGGCAGCGACAACACCGAGGTGCGCGCCTTGAATGGGGTCAACTTGGTGGTGGAAAGTGGTGAATATTGCTCGATTATGGGCGCATCGGGTTCCGGCAAATCCACCATGATGAACGTGATTGGTTGCCTCGATCGCCCCAGTTCTGGGCGCTATCAGCTCGATGGCATTGACGTGGCCGAATTGAACGAAAAAGACCTAGCCACGGTGCGCAATCGCAAGCTGGGGTTTGTGTTTCAGCAATTTCACCTGCTGCCCCAACTGAGCGCCCTGGAAAATGTCATGTTGCCGATGGTCTATGCGGGTGTGCCCAGCGGGGAGCGACGACAGCGGGCCCTGGACGCTTTGGGCCGCGTGGGTTTGGGGAATCGGGTGAATAATCGACCCAACCAACTGTCTGGGGGGCAGCAACAGCGGGTGGCCATTGCACGCGCGATTGTGAATCGCCCGATCGTGCTGTTGGCCGACGAACCAACCGGCGCATTGGACACCAAAACCACCCAAGAAGTGCTGGATATTTTTGAAGAATTAAACCAGAGCGGCATGACTGTGGTGATGGTGACCCACGAACCGGAGGTGGCCCGTCGGACTCATCGTGTGGTTTGGTTTCGGGATGGGCAGGTTTTGCACGATCGCCTCCATCCCGAAGATTTAGGACAAGTGACCGCCGTTGCTTAA
- a CDS encoding aminodeoxychorismate/anthranilate synthase component II — protein MTVLVIDNYDSFTYNLVQYFGELGQTHPIARDIQVFRNDKITLDQIRELKPDGITISPGPGTPDEAGISLDIIRELGPTLPVFGVCLGHQSIGQVFGGKVVRAPELMHGKTSPIEHRNVGVFQGIESPMTATRYHSLVIERESCPEQLEITAWVADGTIMGVRHRDYPHIEGVQFHPESILTNAGKQLLSNWLTAVAQFHQSAALV, from the coding sequence ATGACCGTCCTTGTCATCGACAACTACGACAGTTTCACTTACAACCTCGTTCAATACTTTGGCGAGTTGGGCCAAACCCACCCGATCGCTCGGGATATTCAGGTTTTTCGCAACGATAAGATCACCCTGGATCAAATTCGGGAACTGAAGCCCGATGGCATCACCATTTCGCCCGGCCCCGGCACACCGGACGAAGCGGGAATTTCCCTAGATATCATTCGGGAGTTGGGGCCAACTCTGCCGGTGTTTGGAGTTTGTTTGGGTCACCAAAGTATTGGCCAAGTATTTGGGGGCAAGGTGGTGCGTGCGCCGGAACTGATGCATGGCAAAACCTCCCCGATCGAGCATCGCAATGTGGGAGTCTTTCAGGGCATTGAATCTCCCATGACCGCGACTCGCTATCATAGTTTGGTCATTGAGCGAGAAAGCTGCCCGGAACAGTTAGAAATTACCGCTTGGGTGGCTGACGGAACCATTATGGGCGTGCGCCATCGGGACTATCCCCACATTGAAGGGGTTCAGTTTCATCCCGAAAGTATTCTGACTAATGCCGGTAAGCAACTGCTCTCGAATTGGCTGACGGCGGTGGCCCAGTTCCACCAATCCGCCGCTTTGGTCTGA
- a CDS encoding HNH endonuclease, with amino-acid sequence MWHWDQGRLNYFQFDALRQIAGFVQNNNFKTVSRDQLHNVTGLAFRAPETHSPWRNYARTLKLCLLVSEIDGIAQPTPVARILSRDGLVTCDEYFHFLISAFTEPSPASKKWSPDENFRYPLLFSLKYLLAKVAIGKESITSLDEIIGAYRESNFDGTESDEQFIAIMGADSLYEGYGKSVPSEIKRQAKESLKVISQISYLYIKDNEIIVTLNQEDAINIFQDLFAIPGPRANNKEAEIQRLASFFKDGSTNIVFDYPSTTIEEIVESGFIEGSKVKKTHVIIERNKRLRKEFFSIYPSPICDVCRLDTTKTYPWTTRILDLHHLLPLSSGTRVENHGTTFEDVVPVCPNCHRAIHRFYDTWLDENEKIDFKDTKEARDVYQRMKNRFTGWIAG; translated from the coding sequence ATGTGGCACTGGGATCAGGGACGTTTGAATTACTTTCAATTTGACGCTCTTCGGCAGATAGCAGGCTTCGTTCAAAACAATAACTTCAAAACGGTAAGTCGTGATCAGCTTCATAATGTAACGGGACTCGCTTTTCGAGCACCAGAAACGCATAGTCCATGGCGCAACTATGCCCGTACTCTAAAGCTCTGTCTTCTTGTTAGTGAAATTGATGGAATCGCTCAACCTACACCTGTAGCCAGGATTCTATCTAGAGACGGATTGGTTACCTGCGACGAATACTTTCATTTCCTAATCAGTGCATTCACTGAACCTTCTCCTGCATCAAAAAAATGGTCTCCTGATGAAAATTTTCGCTATCCGTTACTATTCTCTCTCAAATATCTCCTGGCTAAAGTTGCCATTGGAAAAGAATCAATAACTAGCTTGGATGAAATCATTGGTGCTTACAGAGAAAGCAATTTCGATGGCACAGAAAGTGATGAGCAGTTTATTGCAATCATGGGAGCTGATTCCTTGTATGAAGGCTATGGCAAATCTGTGCCTAGTGAAATAAAACGACAAGCAAAGGAAAGCCTTAAGGTTATCTCACAAATTTCATATCTATACATAAAAGATAACGAAATAATCGTGACTCTCAACCAAGAAGATGCAATTAATATTTTCCAAGATTTATTTGCAATTCCAGGCCCTCGCGCGAATAACAAAGAGGCAGAAATACAACGATTGGCTAGCTTTTTTAAAGATGGCAGCACAAATATTGTTTTTGATTACCCAAGTACAACTATTGAAGAAATTGTGGAAAGTGGTTTTATAGAAGGCAGTAAAGTCAAGAAAACGCATGTTATAATTGAGCGGAACAAGCGACTTCGGAAAGAATTTTTTTCGATATATCCTTCCCCGATTTGTGATGTCTGTCGTCTAGATACCACAAAAACATATCCTTGGACAACACGGATCTTAGACCTCCACCATCTCTTACCCCTCTCTTCAGGAACGCGAGTTGAGAATCACGGAACAACCTTTGAGGACGTTGTCCCAGTTTGTCCAAACTGTCATCGTGCAATTCATAGGTTTTACGATACTTGGCTTGACGAAAATGAAAAAATAGATTTCAAAGACACCAAGGAAGCCCGTGATGTTTATCAAAGAATGAAAAATCGCTTTACTGGTTGGATAGCTGGATAG
- a CDS encoding MBL fold metallo-hydrolase, with amino-acid sequence MNRRQILRYGLMGAGAALASAIGSRATSAQAADGLTIQSLGHTCFAFTGGGLRVLSNPFNTLGCTAGYRSPNFTADLVTISSQLLDEGFVSNLPGNPSLLFEPGTFEFRGNQFQGIRTAHDRFGGRRFGDNVVWRWKQGGISILHLGGIAAPLGVEEKILMGRPDVAIVPVGGGAKAYNAEEAKRAIESLQPKVVIPSQYRTAAADSQCDLDGLEAFLNLMSGYDIQTLNTETMTLRPENLPPQGTLIRVLRHPV; translated from the coding sequence ATCAATCGGCGGCAAATTCTGCGATATGGCCTGATGGGTGCAGGGGCCGCCCTGGCCAGTGCGATCGGGAGCCGTGCAACCTCAGCCCAAGCCGCCGATGGCTTAACGATTCAGTCCTTGGGCCACACTTGCTTTGCCTTCACCGGGGGTGGGCTGCGGGTTCTGAGTAATCCTTTCAACACCCTGGGTTGCACTGCTGGTTATCGATCGCCCAATTTCACCGCCGACCTCGTGACCATCAGCAGCCAACTGCTTGATGAGGGATTTGTCAGCAATCTGCCGGGCAATCCCAGTTTGCTGTTTGAGCCAGGAACGTTTGAGTTTCGCGGTAACCAATTCCAAGGCATTCGCACCGCCCACGATCGGTTTGGGGGGCGGCGATTTGGCGACAATGTGGTTTGGCGCTGGAAGCAGGGGGGCATCTCCATCCTGCACTTGGGCGGCATTGCGGCTCCTTTGGGAGTGGAAGAAAAAATTCTGATGGGGCGGCCCGATGTGGCCATTGTGCCGGTGGGCGGCGGGGCGAAGGCCTATAACGCTGAGGAAGCAAAACGGGCGATCGAGTCGTTGCAACCCAAGGTGGTGATCCCCAGCCAATACCGCACGGCGGCGGCCGATAGCCAATGTGATCTGGATGGGCTAGAGGCCTTCTTGAACTTGATGAGCGGCTACGACATCCAAACCTTGAACACGGAAACCATGACCCTGCGGCCGGAAAATCTGCCGCCCCAAGGCACGCTGATCCGCGTTTTGCGCCACCCGGTCTAG
- a CDS encoding DUF4160 domain-containing protein, translating to MLKATAMVYGAIGLQPSLGFELDFAKIDAMPTSLRVGPYRFYFYAYDCHEPRHTHVDQDNKMAKFWLDPEVYLAESYGYSARELREIERLIHDNLETLKNEWDNFCGNRNS from the coding sequence GTGCTTAAAGCGACAGCAATGGTCTACGGGGCGATCGGGTTGCAACCTTCGCTAGGATTTGAATTGGACTTCGCTAAGATCGATGCAATGCCAACATCCCTAAGAGTCGGCCCCTATCGTTTTTACTTTTATGCTTACGATTGCCATGAGCCAAGACATACCCATGTCGATCAAGACAATAAAATGGCAAAGTTCTGGCTTGATCCAGAGGTTTACCTGGCAGAGAGCTATGGCTATAGTGCCCGAGAACTGAGGGAGATTGAGCGTTTAATTCACGATAATTTGGAGACTTTAAAAAATGAGTGGGACAATTTCTGCGGAAATCGCAACTCCTAG